The genome window CGTACGGTAAGCAAAACTGGCTACCGCATGTTGCAGATCCTGACTCAGCTGTTTTGCCTCAGCCTCATCGGTGTCGTGTAAGAGGATGACGAAACGGTCGCCAGCCAAGCGACAGATCAAATCCTTATCACGCAGGTTTAACAGTAATAGCTGACAGACCAGCTGGAGGATGTGATCGCCCTCTTTTATGCCATACAAACGATTAATCACATTGAAATCATCAAGATCAATGGCGATGAGCGCCAATGGTTGCTGATTCTTTTTACTCTCTGCCAAGGATAGCTTGAGCTGTTTTTTTAAATAAGCGCCGCCGCCAACAGGCATAAGCTTGTCAAACAAACGGTGCTCGCGAAAATACCGTTCACGTTTTACCATTTGAGCACTGATAGCAATTTCTTCCTGATGCCAATGATAGATACCAATACTTAATAATATTAAGGCAATAGGTATCGGCATACTTTCAAGCCAGTTGTGCCAGATTAAGGTTGATGGCATACGAATGAACTCATCCATAAAGTCCATCGACCAGGAAAAAACAATGGCGCATAAACCAAATGCCAACAGCCGCGTTACTCTGCCTGCAGGTCGACTCCGAAGTAATAAGGCCAACCAGAAAAAGGCTAGGATGACCATGCCGCCCTCTGACATAACATCCAACCAGTTCACCTCGCTTATCGGCTTTACGTCACCCCTTGCTCGTAAAATGAGGGTCCCGGAAACAATAGCTGTCGCCAAGCCATAAAAATAAGAAGTCTGTAAAAACGGTCGTTTTTTCATTGATTTAAGTGCACTAAATATCAGCTAGAAACATTGAATGTTGGCGACACTACGCTAAAAAAATGACAGTGTTGTGACATCACATGCAGTCAATTTAGCTCACAAAAAAATGACCATTTCTTCATTTTTTTGATGTTTAAACCGTGCAGCAAATAGTCATATGACGTTGTTTTTAAAGAATTAAGCTAGGTGGGATAGGCTTATTTCCAACTCAACATTTTTAACTTCGTCATGGTCATTTCAGCTCAAATATACGGTCACCACTAATCTATCTTATTGTTTTTAAATGCTTTTAAATTTTTCTGTCATCTAACTGTCATTTAGCCTACCTACACTTGCCGCCATCGAACCACTATGACGACAAGGATATTTATGAAAAAGACAAACCTGATGTTAGAGCGACCCAGTTTTAAGTTAAGTCTGATTGCTCTCGGGATAAGTAGTTTTATCAGTAATGGCGTCCAAGCTGAGGATGACCTCAATCTGGAAACTGTTCGCGTGATTGGACAGGCAGTACAGATTGACAAAGCACTCACTGAACAACGCAACTCAAATAGTATTGAGAGTGTGGTGCATGCGGATGGCATTGGCCAGTTACCCGATGATAACGCTGCTGAAGCATTACAGCGTTTACCGGGTGTGTCTGTGGCAAACGATCAGGGTGAAGGACGTTTTGTTACTGTTCGTGGACTGGCTCCTGAACTGAATGCCGTTACTATCAATGGTACTAATGTGCCCTCACCTGAGAGTGATACCCGGGCTGTTGCACTGGATGTTTTGCCGAGTGAGTTGGTGCAATCTCTTTCAGTGGTAAAAACATTAACCCCTGATATGGATGCGAACTCGCTGGGCGGCACCATCAATGTCAGAAGTCTGTCAGCCTTTGATCATGATGGCCTGTTCTATACGCTCTCAACAGAAGGTAGTTTTGATGATAATACTGACCAAATCAGCCCTAAAGGCTCAGGTGCAGTCAGTAATATTTTCAGTATTGGCGATGGGGTCGATAACTTTGGTGTGGCCGCGGCCTTGAGTTGGCAAAAACGGGACTTTGGTTCAGATAATGTTGAAACCGGTGGCGCCTGGGATTTCGATGGTAGTCAACCGCGTCTCGAGGAACTGGAACAACGTGATTACGAAATTTCACGTGAGCGTCTGGGTTTAGGGGTCAATTTTGATTACAAAGCCGACGTCAATACCAGTTACTACCTGCGTACTTTATTCAGTCGTTTTACAGATACGGAAACCCGTAACGCGGCTGGTATTGAATTTGCCGATCCCCTACTCCCAAATGAATCAGGCGATGACGCTGAAGGTTTCCGTGAATTAAAAGATCGTGAAGAGACCCAAGAAATTCAGTCTTATGTATTCGGTGGTGAGAAAACTATCGGTTTATGGAAGATTGATGGTCAGATTGGATATAGCCGTGCCAGTGAAGACACGCCAGGTCATCTTGCTGGTGCCAAGTTTGTTGGTGATTTCGATAATGTCAGCTACAGCGGCACCTCAAAACCGAGATTAAATGCCGGATCAGATTATTACGACCCAGCCAGCTTTGAACTTGATGAAGTGGAATGGGAAGAACAAAAAACTACCGATACCGAAAAGAATATCAAAATTGATCTTGCCAGAGACTTTGATATTCAAGGTTACGCTTCGCAATTGAAATTTGGCGGTAAGTTATCACGCCGTGAAAAAGATAATGAAGTTGATGCCTGGGCTTTTGAAGACTTTGGTACCAACGATACCAGTCTTGCTGCCTATAGTGCTGGTAATGTGGATTACAGTCTAAACCGATATGGTCAAGGTATTAGTAGCTCGGCATTAGAGCGTCTTATCGGTCGACTAGATAAAGCAGGCAATGTGGATGCTGAAGAGTCACAAATTAATGACTTTGTGATGAATGAAGATATTAACGCTGCCTATGTCATGAATACCTTAGACCTCGACGACTGGACGATTATCGCCGGCCTTCGTTATGAGGGAACAGAGTTTAAAGCAAAAGGTACAGGTATCAGAGACGGTAACTTTGAAGCTATTTCCAGCAAAAACAGTTACCACAACTGGTTACCAGGCTTACATTTACGTTATTACCTTGATGATAAAACTCAGGTTCGTGCGGCATGGACCAATAGTGTTGTCCGCCCAACATTTGAAGCCTTAGCCCCAGGATTTGCCATTGATGGTGATGAAGCAAGCTTTGGTAATCCAGATTTAGATCCGATGACATCAAAAAATCTGGACTTAGGTATCGAACATTACATGGGACGAGCGGGCGCGGTGTCGGCGTATGTGTTCTATAAAGATATCTCTGATTTTGTCTATAACACTGACCTCGGTGGTACAGGTATGTTTACAGACTTTGATCAGGCAGAAACTTTTGATAACGGTGATACAGCAAAAGTCTATGGTCTTGAGCTGGCCTATACACAAAAGCTGAGTTGGCTACCCGCCCCGTGGAATGGCTTGTTACTGGGAGCAAATGCCACATTCAGTCAATCCGATGCTGAAATTGAAGGTTTAGGACAAAAACGTGATATCGATTTACCAGGTCAATCCAACCAAGTCGCCAACTTGATGGTTGGTTGGGAAAACGACAAACTCAGCATGCGTTTATCGGCTAACTACAAGTCTTCTTATCTATCAGAAGTCGCAGGTATTGATGATAAAGAACATGATCAATATGTCGACTCACAGCTCTTCCTCGACTTTAGCACCAGCTACTTTGTAACCAAAAATGCCCAGATTACTTTGGAAGCAAAAAATCTTACTGATGAAGAGTATTACGTCTATACCGGCAGCAGTGCTTACAACGCTCAATATGAAGAATATGGGCCAAGCATTAAACTTGGTTTCACATTAACTAACTTCTAAAACATATTGAAATATATAGATATATAACATGAATAAATTACGATTAAAACCGACCTTATTAGCCTCGTGCCTGATGGCCTTTTTACCGCTATCAGCATTGGCTGATAAGACACTACACGCAGTTGATAATCAACATAACCGCCATATTGAATCAACACAGCTACTTAACAAAACAGTCATAAATCATGCTGACCGTCTTGTTGCTTATACACAAAAAGGCATTGCACTTGAATCTGTAGATGGCAAAACCATGAGCCTGCTTAAAGGTAACTTTGGTAGCGTTGACCATCGTCAGGTAAAGCAAGGCCTGTTATTGGCAAGCGTTGATCTGGATCGACAGCAGGCCATGGTGGCATTGTTTGATGACACTTCACAAGATTGGGTTGCTAGCACCTATCTCCCACAACCTGATTTTAAAATTGAAAGTGTCTGTCTATATCAAGATGAGACACAAAATGGGTTCTTGTTTCTGGTTGGTGAGCAGGGACAAGGAGAGCAATGGCTGGTGGCTGATGCCTCCTCTCCCATTGCTCTCCCTCAATTAATTCGCCACATAAGCACACCACCTGAAAGTGAATACTGCCAGGTTGATGATGCTCTTTCACGTTTCTATATTAACGAAGAAAGCGTTGGCATATGGGCTTATGATGCTCATCCTGAGGCCGACCTCAGCCGCTATCCTGTTGCGCTTGTTGAGCCATTTGGCCAATTAAAAGACAGCGCTGCAGGTATGACGATTGTGCCAGGTGGTTTATTAGTCCTTGATGCTGAATCATCTAGCTTATCAGTTTATGTAGAACATCAAGAACAATGGCAGCTTGAGACAACCTTTCCATTAAAGCAGTTGATCGAACCTGAAGCCATCAGTGCCAGAATGGATGGCGAAAAGTTAGATATTATTATCAAACACGATATGGGCACGGCTTCTTATACTCTGACTTGGCCACATAAAAAGACGTCGTCACCAGAAGCGATACCACTTGTTACACCTTTAAAACAAACAGACCCTGTACCCAGTTTAGGTGATGCTGCCGATGATCCTGCTATCTGGGTTAATCAACGTGATCCTGAACAAAGTCTGATATTGGGTACAGATAAGCAAGGTGGTCTGGGCGTCTACGACCTAGATGGTAAAACACAGTCCTTTTTAGCAGTGGGGAGACTCAATAATGTCGATGTTCGTCACGGCTTTCACTTCAACGGTAAACAAGTTGATTTAGCGATTGCCAGCAACCGAGATAACAACTCACTTCATGTATTTGCCATCGATCCCGACAGCAGAAAAGTCAGCGAAATAGGTGAAGTGGCTACCCATGCACAGGATATTTATGGTCTGTGTATGTATAAAAATAAACAAGGTGATATCTACACCATTGTTAATGATAAAGATGGTCGTTTTTTTCAGTATCTGATGCAGGATAAACACGGCAATATCGCTGGTGAACTAGTACGTCAGTTCAAGGTGGCTACCCAACCTGAAGGCTGTGTAGCAGATGATAAACATGATCGACTGTTTATTGGTGAAGAAAACAGAGCGGTCTGGACACTGGATGCCAGGGCTGATGAACCGACTGTGATGACACAGGTCATGCCAGTTGCGGAGCACCTCAAAGAAGATATTGAAGGCATCAGTTTGTATCAGACACAACAGCAGAACTTTTTAGTGATATCCAGTCAAGGTAATAACAGTTATGTGATTTTGGATGCCCTGCCTCCTTTTGCCTACCGTGGTGTGTTTCGTATTGGTTTTAATACGGCTGCAGGCATTGATGGCGTGTCGGAAACAGATGGCCTTGATGTGACTAGCATCAACCTTGGCCAATCTTGGCAGCAAGGCATGTTGGTTGTGCAAGATGGTCGTAACCGTATGCCTCGGGCAAACCAGAACTTCAAATATGTGCCATGGTCAGCCATTGCTGATCAGCTTGGCCTGACAGACATCAGTAAATAAGGAGTCAATCATGGAAACAGCAATGCATGAAATGACCATTTGGGGGCTGGTGAGTGATGCCAGTATATTAGTCAAAATAGTCATGTTAATTCTGGTATTGGCATCGATGGTGAGCTGGTATCTGATTCTTTGGCGTTCAAATGTACTCAGTCGTCTGGAGAAACAAAATAAGCTGTTTCAACAGCAATTCAGACAAACGGCGGATATGACGTCATTACCTGAAGCAACAACAAAAGCGACTTTACACAAAGCGATTCCAGCCATATTTCAGGCTGGCTGGCAGGAGTATGAGAAATATCAGCATATCGGCACCATGGCAGAAGATGAAAAAGTGGAAAATATTGAACGAGCCATGTTGGTCAATATTGGCGAGCAGGAAGCCGAACTTGAAAAAGGTCTTTCTTACCTGGCTACCATTGGTTCAGTCAGCCCCTACATCGGCTTGTTCGGTACGGTCTGGGGCATTATGAACTCATTTATTGGCCTGTCCCAGGTTGAACAAGCGACATTAAACACCGTGGCCCCAGGTATTGCTGAAGCCTTGATTGCCACCGCAATCGGCTTATTTGCAGCGATCCCGGCAGTGGTTGCCTATAACCAGCTGAGTAAACGTGCTGGTGCTATCAGCACACTTTATTATCATTTTGGTAATGAGTTCATCACGCGTTTACAGCGTGTGATGCACCGTGCGCCTTTAGCCAAGGCAGCGTGAGGTTGTCATGCTAAGAAAACCAGTTGCTAAACAAGCCTTAAAGGCAGAAATGAATGTGGTGCCTTATATCGACGTGATGCTTGTGTTATTGGTCATTTTTATGGTGACGGCTCCCCTTTTGGTACAGGGTGTCAAACTGGAGTTACCTAAAATCGCATCTGAAGCACTACCTACAGACAGTCAAAAGACGATTCTGACCTTATCCGTCGTGTCTGATGGGAGTTACTACTGGAATGTCGGTCCTGAAGTCGATATTCAATCCCGCTCAGATCAGGCTGTCAGCTTAGATGACATGGTCGAGAAAATAGAACAAATCAAACAACAACACGAGGCGTTATTGTTTTTTATCCGTGGTGATAAAAGCACAGACTATGCTTCAGTTGTAAAAGCCATCGCTGCGTTACAAAAAGTGGGCATTGCTGATGTGGGTCTGATTACGGAGTCACCAGATGCCTGAATTAGTAATACGTCAACACGATTACTTGAGTGAACCATTTTCTGCGGCCAAACTCAACAAATCTGCTTTAGTGGAAGTGGCGGTGTTTCATTTAGCCATAGCCGCTTTATTGCTTCACTCATGGACGCCTGCAGCCCAGATGGCGCCAGCGGTAAAAACAGTCAATATTCAAATGTTTGAACTGCCGAAACAGAAAAAGGTCATTGAAGAAAAAGTGATTGAAAAGACGCCACCGCCTATTGAGCCTGAGCCTGTTATTAAGCCAGAGCCCCCGTTAAAAAAGCGGTGGTAGAAAATGATCTTGCATTCAAACGTGTTGAAAAACCGGTAAAGAAAGTTATGCCGAAAAAGCCAGTGCAAAAGAAGGTTGAGAAGGTCATAAAACCCATTGAGAAAAAGCCTGAGAAACCGGTGAGCAAACCGCTGACTCAAGAAAAGTCGATAAAGCCTCCGACGAACAAACCCGTGGTCGCCACCAATAAAAGTACGAATTCACCTCAAAAAACACAAATAAGTACGAATAAGGTAGAAACTGACACAGTTTCTGTAGAACACTATAAACCGATAGAAAAACAGGCACCCGATTATCCAAGAGGCGCTTTACGAAAAGGGTTGGAAGGTGATTGCACGGTTCGTTATACCGTTAACACTCAAGGACAGGTTGAATCGCCTGAGGTGATGAATGATTGCCATCCCTTATTCAAACGGCCATCATTAGCCGCCGCTAAGACTTTTCGATATACGCCACGAATGGTCAATGGCAAGGCCGTAAAAGTGCCTGATGTCCGTAATACTTTTGAATACCGTATTCACTAATGGAATATAAACGCATATGACACACCCAACATCATCTGATTTTCATCAACGTCTGGCGTCATACGATGATGAGGTTATTAATCACACTGAAGAGAAAAGCCTGAATTCAATCGCGATGTCACGACGTGATGTATTAAAAGGCAGTTTAAATGCGGCTGCTTTAGGTTTTTTAGGGCTAAACCTTTCCAGTCGTCTAGCCTTCGCCGGTGATCATGCTCACCCTCCCGTGCCTTATATTGGTTTTCAAGCCATTCAGCCACGCACCGATGCCTTATTCGATCAGGTCGTGGTAGCAGAGGGTTATCAGGCCAAGGCTTTCTTTTCTTGGGGCGATCCTGTTGAATCGGGCGCGACAAAATGGAAAGCCGATGCCAGTAATACCTGGCAGGAACAGCTAAAGCAGGCGGGTGACAATCACGATGGTATGCATTTTTTTGCCTTCCCCAACGATAATAATCGTGGATTGATGGTCATCAACCATGAATACATTAACCCAACACTTCACCAAAACGGACTGAACTATGATGACCAAGGCAAGCGCTTGCTTGATGATGTCAAAAAAGAACAAGCTGCGCATGGCGTCAGTGTTATTGAAGTCAAAAAAGATAGTCTCGGTGAATGGCAACGCGTCTACCCTTCTCTATATAACCGTCGTATATCAGCATTAACGCCAATGAAGGTCAGCGGCCCTTTAGCAGGTCATGCCTTATTTAAAACGGCTTCTGATCCAAGTGCGATGGAAATTATTGGCACTTTAAATAATTGTTCGAACGGCTTCACGCCTTGGGGTACTTATCTGGCATGTGAAGAAAACTGGCATAACTATTTTGTAAATCATGACAAAAAGGATTATCAGTCACGTGTTTCACATAAACGTTATGGCATCTCAACAGGTAAAGAAGACAATTATTATGGCTGGAGCACGATTGATGCGCGTTTCGATGCTACGCCAAATGACGCTTTACCCCATCAAGGCTATGTGAATGAACCTAATCGTTTTGGCTGGGTGGTGGAAATTGATCCCTTTGATCCACAGAGTAAACCTGTAAAACGCACGGCATTTGGTCGCTTCTGCCGCGAATGTGTCGCACCAGCTATGGCTGACAATGGCCAACTGGCCTTCTATTCTGGCGATGATACCCGTGGTGAATACGTGTATAAATTTGTGCCTTCACAACGTTTTGATAAAGCAGATATGCACAAGAATCGCGACATACTGGATGAAGGCACACTCTATGTCGGTCGGTTTAATGATGATGGCACAGGACGTTGGTTACCATTAATTCATGGCAATGAAGGATTAACCGCTGAAAATGGCTTCCCCAGTCAGGCCGAAGTGCTGGTTAATGCCCGTGCAGCAGCTGATATGTTAGGTGCAACGCCAATGGACAGACCTGAGTGGGCAACAGTGAACCCACACAATCTGGATGTTTATATCTCCTTAACCAATAACTATAAACGAGGTAAAGCATTTGAGGTCAATGCGGCTAACCCTCGTCCCGATAACCGTCATGGCCAAATTATTAAAATCATGGAAGATCATGCTGATCCGGCAGCAACCACATTTAACTGGTCATTATTTGTATTGGCTGGTGAAAAACCGGGTTCTACAGACGTCAATGGCAATAAGGTTCCCGATCATTTAGTCGGCAATATTCAAGGGGATATTTTTTCATCGCCTGATGGCTTGGGTTTTGATCGTGATGGACGCTTATGGATTATGACGGACTACGATGATGACGATCCGGTGATGGCTAATATGGGCTGTAACCAAGTCTTATGTGCTAATCCACAAACACAAGAAATCAAACGCTTTTTGGTTGGTCCGAGAGGTTGTGAATTGACCGGGATTACCTGGAGCCCTGATTACAAAGCCATGTGGGTGAATATTCAGCATCCGGGCATAAGCTACCCTGCTTCTGATGGACAAACACGCCCACGCTCAACAACTGTGCTAATCACTAAAAATGATGGCGGTGTAATTGGTACATAGCGACTGAATAAAGAGATACTTTTAGCATGATAGGTTTTGAATGGCCTATCATGCCTACTCTCTGTCTTAGCAGCTTCTTTAGTGTCATTTCCGAATAACTGGGTTAAAAACAGGTACTGGTCTTATTTCTCTTTTAACAATTGTTTTTTACAGGCTTGCAACTCAGCGCGGTGTTCATTACTGACTTGCGGATATTCCATTTTTAATGATTCAAATGTATCAAGAATGATCTGAGAGGTAATTAACCGCGCATTTTTTTTATCGTCTGCCGGAATCACATACCAAGGCGCTTTCTCACTACTGGTCTCAGTTAAACATTTTTCATAAGCCGTCATATACTCATCCCAATAGCCTCGTTCATTCATATCGGCTGAGGTGAACTTCCAATTTTTTCTGGCTTGTCGATCCGTGCAATAAAACGCTTACGCTGTTCCTCTTTAGACAAGTGCAAGAAAAACTTAATTACCCGCGTGCCGTTTTGGAATAAATGATTTTCCAAATCATTAATGGAGTTGTAGCGCTGTTGCCATATCGCCTCATCTTTCAGCAATTTATCGGGCAGATTTTGACTATGCAGGATCTCAGGATGGACGCGAACTACTAATACCTCTTCATAATAGGAACGGTTAAATATGCCGATACGACCACGTTCAGGTAAACATTGGTTAGTGCGCCATAAAAAATCATGTTGCAGCTCTGAATAGCTGGGATGCTTAAAGCTGAAAACCTGGCAGCCCTGGGGATTAATACCTGACATAATATGACGAATGGTGCCATCTTTACCGGCTGAGTCCATCGCTTGAAAGATGATTAATACGGAATAACGGTTGGAGGCATAAAGTCGCCGTTGTAATTCACTTAACTGCGTCACATGTGATTTTAATTGTTTTTTGTAGTCTTTTTTAGAGTCATAGATAGCATTAATGTCAGTAGGCCATTTTTTCAAGTTCACCTTATGTCCCGCATGAACTTGAAATGTGTCGCTCTCTATTTTCATTGTCGCTATCCCCCGATTAGAACCCGTGTTATTTGAGTGTGTCACAATTTAGCCGGGAATACAGTCGTTTTTTTGGCCAACCACCGAGTAAAGATATTCAGCTCCAATCAATGGTCGTCTAAAGCTTAAAGTGTTGTTAGCTTAGTTTTTGAATAAGTTTGTGGGTAAGCATAAAGGGTGGAAAGCACTCACAAGTGGACGACATAAATTTATAGTAAAAAATTGAATGTACTTTTGTGAGTGCTTTCCATCGCGAATGCCTGAGTGTAGTTAAAGTTTGCCAAAGTCACAATATGTGTTTGTTATTAATATGAATTAACACACATAATCAGAGCCGGAAAATCAGGCTTGCTTTGATACTGCTAACGGACTAGGCACGAGTAAACTTGTCTTGTTTTACCGCTATCAGGAATCCCATGCCAACCAACATGACTAACGCCGTTGCCCACAATGCTACGTGATAATTACCATAGTAACTGGCAAGATATCCGGCTGCTGCTGGTGCAATGATCTGTGCAGTACCATAACAAATAGTGAGTCGGGCCATAGCTTTAGCTGGATTCAATGGGAATTTATGACCAATAAAGGTCAACATCAGGCTCACAATTCCAGTGAATGTACCACCAAATATGGCCGCTGCTATCAAATTAGTGATCAGCGAATCAGACAATACCGGCATAATGACAGCGACCATCTGTAAGGCATAGGTCAGCAATAAAGTGTTTAACTCTCCAAACTTATTCGCCACTTTATCCCATAAGAAACAGGCTGGTGCAGCAGCAAGACCAAGAATCACCCATATCCAGTCACCCTTACCGCTCAGTTGTGGCATTTCTTCTAGTATCGCGACAATAAACGTGGCACTCACAACGTACCCCACTCCGGCACAGGCATAAGCCAGGATTAGCTTTATCATCCAGCTACGGGAGGCTCTATAAGTGGCTGGCTCGTTTTATGTTGCGTCAGCTGTGGCTGAGGTATCCAGAACCAGGCAGGAATAAAAAAGAGTATGCCAAACAGCCCCATCACAATCCATTGGCTATCCCATGGCAAAAAATGATTCATTAACACCACGGCTGATCCAGGTATAGCAATGCCAAGTCCCAATCCCATAAAATGCAGCCCTAGTTCTGGCTTAAATTGATGGTGTTTAAGCCAACTGAGCACAAATCCCGATGACAATATGACCCCCGCCGTACCACTGATACCTGCAATAAATCGTAATATTACCCAGCGATACAATTCTGTTGTCATACCCATGGCTATAGTGGATAACACCGCAATCACTAAACACCACTGATAAAAACGAAACTTAAACACAAGGTTATTTGT of Methylophaga marina contains these proteins:
- a CDS encoding YbfB/YjiJ family MFS transporter, encoding MIKLILAYACAGVGYVVSATFIVAILEEMPQLSGKGDWIWVILGLAAAPACFLWDKVANKFGELNTLLLTYALQMVAVIMPVLSDSLITNLIAAAIFGGTFTGIVSLMLTFIGHKFPLNPAKAMARLTICYGTAQIIAPAAAGYLASYYGNYHVALWATALVMLVGMGFLIAVKQDKFTRA
- the tolR gene encoding protein TolR, whose product is MLRKPVAKQALKAEMNVVPYIDVMLVLLVIFMVTAPLLVQGVKLELPKIASEALPTDSQKTILTLSVVSDGSYYWNVGPEVDIQSRSDQAVSLDDMVEKIEQIKQQHEALLFFIRGDKSTDYASVVKAIAALQKVGIADVGLITESPDA
- the tolQ gene encoding protein TolQ, giving the protein METAMHEMTIWGLVSDASILVKIVMLILVLASMVSWYLILWRSNVLSRLEKQNKLFQQQFRQTADMTSLPEATTKATLHKAIPAIFQAGWQEYEKYQHIGTMAEDEKVENIERAMLVNIGEQEAELEKGLSYLATIGSVSPYIGLFGTVWGIMNSFIGLSQVEQATLNTVAPGIAEALIATAIGLFAAIPAVVAYNQLSKRAGAISTLYYHFGNEFITRLQRVMHRAPLAKAA
- a CDS encoding TonB-dependent receptor; protein product: MKKTNLMLERPSFKLSLIALGISSFISNGVQAEDDLNLETVRVIGQAVQIDKALTEQRNSNSIESVVHADGIGQLPDDNAAEALQRLPGVSVANDQGEGRFVTVRGLAPELNAVTINGTNVPSPESDTRAVALDVLPSELVQSLSVVKTLTPDMDANSLGGTINVRSLSAFDHDGLFYTLSTEGSFDDNTDQISPKGSGAVSNIFSIGDGVDNFGVAAALSWQKRDFGSDNVETGGAWDFDGSQPRLEELEQRDYEISRERLGLGVNFDYKADVNTSYYLRTLFSRFTDTETRNAAGIEFADPLLPNESGDDAEGFRELKDREETQEIQSYVFGGEKTIGLWKIDGQIGYSRASEDTPGHLAGAKFVGDFDNVSYSGTSKPRLNAGSDYYDPASFELDEVEWEEQKTTDTEKNIKIDLARDFDIQGYASQLKFGGKLSRREKDNEVDAWAFEDFGTNDTSLAAYSAGNVDYSLNRYGQGISSSALERLIGRLDKAGNVDAEESQINDFVMNEDINAAYVMNTLDLDDWTIIAGLRYEGTEFKAKGTGIRDGNFEAISSKNSYHNWLPGLHLRYYLDDKTQVRAAWTNSVVRPTFEALAPGFAIDGDEASFGNPDLDPMTSKNLDLGIEHYMGRAGAVSAYVFYKDISDFVYNTDLGGTGMFTDFDQAETFDNGDTAKVYGLELAYTQKLSWLPAPWNGLLLGANATFSQSDAEIEGLGQKRDIDLPGQSNQVANLMVGWENDKLSMRLSANYKSSYLSEVAGIDDKEHDQYVDSQLFLDFSTSYFVTKNAQITLEAKNLTDEEYYVYTGSSAYNAQYEEYGPSIKLGFTLTNF
- a CDS encoding GGDEF domain-containing protein; amino-acid sequence: MKKRPFLQTSYFYGLATAIVSGTLILRARGDVKPISEVNWLDVMSEGGMVILAFFWLALLLRSRPAGRVTRLLAFGLCAIVFSWSMDFMDEFIRMPSTLIWHNWLESMPIPIALILLSIGIYHWHQEEIAISAQMVKRERYFREHRLFDKLMPVGGGAYLKKQLKLSLAESKKNQQPLALIAIDLDDFNVINRLYGIKEGDHILQLVCQLLLLNLRDKDLICRLAGDRFVILLHDTDEAEAKQLSQDLQHAVASFAYRTQESQQRVYLTATTAITMAKRDDSDSLIKRLNQLLSQRKQTAAPVI
- a CDS encoding energy transducer TonB, encoding MPKKPVQKKVEKVIKPIEKKPEKPVSKPLTQEKSIKPPTNKPVVATNKSTNSPQKTQISTNKVETDTVSVEHYKPIEKQAPDYPRGALRKGLEGDCTVRYTVNTQGQVESPEVMNDCHPLFKRPSLAAAKTFRYTPRMVNGKAVKVPDVRNTFEYRIH
- a CDS encoding YbfB/YjiJ family MFS transporter — encoded protein: MTHHDSAIQFQRIKVITAGICAVILAVGIARFSYTPFLPLMLNQTDLSLVNSGWLATFNYIGYLLGVVLVSFTNNLVFKFRFYQWCLVIAVLSTIAMGMTTELYRWVILRFIAGISGTAGVILSSGFVLSWLKHHQFKPELGLHFMGLGLGIAIPGSAVVLMNHFLPWDSQWIVMGLFGILFFIPAWFWIPQPQLTQHKTSQPLIEPPVAG
- a CDS encoding phytase — protein: MNKLRLKPTLLASCLMAFLPLSALADKTLHAVDNQHNRHIESTQLLNKTVINHADRLVAYTQKGIALESVDGKTMSLLKGNFGSVDHRQVKQGLLLASVDLDRQQAMVALFDDTSQDWVASTYLPQPDFKIESVCLYQDETQNGFLFLVGEQGQGEQWLVADASSPIALPQLIRHISTPPESEYCQVDDALSRFYINEESVGIWAYDAHPEADLSRYPVALVEPFGQLKDSAAGMTIVPGGLLVLDAESSSLSVYVEHQEQWQLETTFPLKQLIEPEAISARMDGEKLDIIIKHDMGTASYTLTWPHKKTSSPEAIPLVTPLKQTDPVPSLGDAADDPAIWVNQRDPEQSLILGTDKQGGLGVYDLDGKTQSFLAVGRLNNVDVRHGFHFNGKQVDLAIASNRDNNSLHVFAIDPDSRKVSEIGEVATHAQDIYGLCMYKNKQGDIYTIVNDKDGRFFQYLMQDKHGNIAGELVRQFKVATQPEGCVADDKHDRLFIGEENRAVWTLDARADEPTVMTQVMPVAEHLKEDIEGISLYQTQQQNFLVISSQGNNSYVILDALPPFAYRGVFRIGFNTAAGIDGVSETDGLDVTSINLGQSWQQGMLVVQDGRNRMPRANQNFKYVPWSAIADQLGLTDISK
- a CDS encoding PhoX family protein, with the translated sequence MTHPTSSDFHQRLASYDDEVINHTEEKSLNSIAMSRRDVLKGSLNAAALGFLGLNLSSRLAFAGDHAHPPVPYIGFQAIQPRTDALFDQVVVAEGYQAKAFFSWGDPVESGATKWKADASNTWQEQLKQAGDNHDGMHFFAFPNDNNRGLMVINHEYINPTLHQNGLNYDDQGKRLLDDVKKEQAAHGVSVIEVKKDSLGEWQRVYPSLYNRRISALTPMKVSGPLAGHALFKTASDPSAMEIIGTLNNCSNGFTPWGTYLACEENWHNYFVNHDKKDYQSRVSHKRYGISTGKEDNYYGWSTIDARFDATPNDALPHQGYVNEPNRFGWVVEIDPFDPQSKPVKRTAFGRFCRECVAPAMADNGQLAFYSGDDTRGEYVYKFVPSQRFDKADMHKNRDILDEGTLYVGRFNDDGTGRWLPLIHGNEGLTAENGFPSQAEVLVNARAAADMLGATPMDRPEWATVNPHNLDVYISLTNNYKRGKAFEVNAANPRPDNRHGQIIKIMEDHADPAATTFNWSLFVLAGEKPGSTDVNGNKVPDHLVGNIQGDIFSSPDGLGFDRDGRLWIMTDYDDDDPVMANMGCNQVLCANPQTQEIKRFLVGPRGCELTGITWSPDYKAMWVNIQHPGISYPASDGQTRPRSTTVLITKNDGGVIGT